From Vicia villosa cultivar HV-30 ecotype Madison, WI unplaced genomic scaffold, Vvil1.0 ctg.004292F_1_1, whole genome shotgun sequence, a single genomic window includes:
- the LOC131641935 gene encoding indole-3-acetic acid-amido synthetase GH3.6-like: protein MPEAPKQDHAEHDDAISDDIIINKNKKALKYIEDVTINTDEIQERVLGEILSASADVEYLQRYGLDGRTDRKSFKKMVPVVCYEDLKVDIDRIANGDTSPILCSKPISEFLTSSGTSGGERKLMPTIEQELERRSLLYSLLMPVMDQFVPNLHKGKGMYFLFTKSEAKTPGGLLARPVLTSYYKSSHFKNTTHENDPYPNYTSPIETILCLDSYQSMYSQILCGLYQHEQVLRVGAVFASGFIRAIKFLEKHWISLCNDIRTGILDDKITDLDVRVSVMKILKPNPKLAAFLEFECKKESWKGIISRLWPNTKYVDVIVTGTMSQYIPILDYYTNGLPLVCTMYASSECYFGLNLNPLCEPNEVCYTIIPTMAYFEFLPLNKIDGNDNSISTTEQEHLVDLVDVELGQEYELVVTTYAGLYRYRVGDILRVAGFKNKAPQFNFICRKNVVLSIDSDKTDEVELQNAVKEGSNHLLNYNASLTEYTSCADTSTIPGHYVLYWEISKNENNSIPDSVFEECCFTVEESLNSVYRQGRKTESIGPLEIKVVENGTFDKVLDFALSQGASINQYKTPRCIKYDPIIELLNTKAISSFFSPKCPHWVPGHKNW from the exons ATGCCAGAGGCTCCTAAACAAGACCATGCTGAACATGATGATGCTATTAGTGATGATATTATCATTAACAAGAATAAGAAAGCATTGAAATATATTGAAGATGTTACCATCAACACTGATGAAATTCAAGAAAGAGTACTTGGTGAGATCCTGTCTGCTAGTGCAGATGTTGAGTACCTTCAACGTTATGGACTAGATGGACGCACAGAcagaaaaagtttcaaaaagatggTGCCTGTGGTGTGTTACGAGGATTTGAAGGTGGATATTGATCGTATAGCTAATGGTGATACCTCACCAATTTTGTGCTCTAAACCCATTTCAGAGTTCCTCACTAG tTCTGGAACATCAGGTGGAGAGAGAAAACTGATGCCAACAATAGAACAAGAGCTAGAAAGAAGATCACTACTCTACAGCCTCTTAATGCCAGTCATGGACCAATTTGTTCCCAATTTACACAAAGGCAAAGGAATGTACTTTTTATTCACAAAATCAGAAGCAAAAACACCAGGTGGATTACTTGCACGTCCAGTACTAACAAGTTACTACAAAAGCTCACATTTCAAAAACACAACACATGAAAATGATCCTTACCCAAACTACACCAGCCCAATTGAAACCATTCTCTGCCTAGATTCTTATCAAAGCATGTATTCTCAAATCCTATGTGGCCTTTACCAACACGAACAAGTCCTCCGCGTCGGTGCTGTTTTTGCTTCCGGTTTTATTCGCGCTATTAAGTTCCTCGAAAAACACTGGATTAGTTTGTGTAACGACATAAGAACCGGTATCTTAGACGATAAAATCACTGACTTGGATGTTAGAGTGTCGGTTATGAAAATACTTAAACCAAATCCTAAACTTGCAGCATTCCTCGAATTCGAATGCAAGAAAGAGTCATGGAAAGGGATCATTAGTAGATTATGGCCTAATACAAAGTATGTTGATGTTATCGTTACCGGAACAATGTCTCAATATATTCCGATTTTGGATTATTACACCAATGGTCTTCCTCTTGTCTGTACTATGTATGCTTCTTCAGAGTGTTACTTTGGCCTCAACTTAAACCCTTTGTGTGAACCAAATGAGGTTTGTTATACAATTATTCCCACCATGGCCTACTTCGAGTTCTTGCCTTTAAACAAGATCGATGGAAACGACAATTCAATTTCTACCACCGAGCAAGAACATTTAGTTGATCTTGTTGATGTTGAGTTAGGCCAAGAATATGAGCTTGTGGTCACCACTTACGCCG GACTTTATAGGTACCGAGTTGGTGACATACTCCGCGTAGCAGGATTCAAGAACAAGGCACCTCAATTCAACTTCATATGTCGAAAGAACGTTGTTTTAAGCATTGATTCAGATAAAACCGACGAAGTTGAACTCCAAAATGCAGTAAAAGAAGGATCAAACCATCTTTTGAACTATAATGCGTCGCTCACAGAATACACGAGTTGTGCCGATACATCAACTATTCCAGGCCATTATGTACTCTACTGGGAAATATCCAAGAATGAGAATAACTCAATTCCTGATTCTGTTTTCGAGGAATGTTGTTTTACAGTTGAAGAATCTCTCAACAGCGTGTATCGCCAAGGAAGAAAAACCGAATCAATTGGGCCATTGGAAATCAAGGTTGTTGAGAATGGAACATTCGATAAGGTTCTGGATTTTGCTCTTAGTCAAGGAGCATCTATAAATCAATACAAAACGCCTCGCTGCATAAAATATGATCCTATTATCGAGCTTCTTAACACGAAGGCGATTTCAAGTTTCTTTAGTCCAAAATGTCCACATTGGGTTCCCGGTCACAAGAATTGGTGA
- the LOC131641936 gene encoding putative F-box/FBD/LRR-repeat protein At4g03220 → MQFHAMETRSSKRKKLAQIEQQNDAKKQPPTDQISDLPDAVIHQILLLLPIKCVAQMSVLSKRWKFLWTTFPDLDFTTLNPFPFVSTKTHKKASNFAKCNHPLSSQKLDFITQVLSIRDTKQKDIRVLCFRARLGFSRLNSLIRNAIRHNVRELDIEVETEFETDDFFNFPRCIIGSESLQVLKLKSGFRLPPSSIMRNGFQSLHTLSLSLIILYNQPSLSDMFNESSFPVLRNLRLDLCFGLTQIRVACRALEDLNLERCYQLQGLDVCGAKIERLRVSSCFDAFCSKTWVRMNVPKLENLVWKYNAVTDVAVFENSNLLNEACIGFYMLKEGKVNMGRLQSANNFFSGLSHAHSLTLENQTIEILSKYNVFLEPFYNLKSLEIHTGLKKRNVQALAFLFRNSLILNTLILKIIDDDKGERKQWNRDLWDMTNTEEEKYWESQIPSLKSFLQHLKVVKIQGFLDCANEVTLTKFLLKQGKVLEKMILCRGYSNRRDTLRRQKIRSQMMGFSWASSNAKVEFQ, encoded by the exons ATGCAGTTTCATGCAATGGAAACAAGATCTTCAAAACGCAAAAAGCTAGCACAGATAGAACAACAGAATGATGCCAAAAAACAACCACCAACAGATCAAATCAGTGATCTACCAGATGCTGTCATTCATCAAATCCTTCTCTTGCTTCCAATCAAATGTGTTGCACAAATGAGTGTTCTTTCGAAAAGATGGAAGTTTCTTTGGACAACTTTTCCTGATCTTGATTTCACAACCCTTAATCCATTTCCATTTGTTTCAACCAAAACTCATAAAAAAGCTTCCAACTTTGCAAAATGTAACCACCCTTTATCATCGCAAAAACTTGATTTCATCACCCAAGTTCTATCTATTCGCGACACGAAACAAAAGGACATAAGGGTTCTTTGTTTCCGCGCCCGTTTGGGCTTTTCGCGATTAAATAGCTTGATCCGTAATGCCATTAGGCATAATGTTAGAGAACTTGATATTGAAGTTGAAACTGAATTTGAAACAGATGATTTTTTCAACTTTCCTAGATGTATTATTGGTAGTGAGTCTTTAcaagttttgaaattgaaatCGGGTTTTCGTTTGCCTCCATCGTCGATTATGAGAAATGGTTTTCAATCTTTGCATACATTGTCACTATCATTAATCATTTTGTATAATCAGCCTTCTCTATCTGATATGTTCAATGAATCATCTTTTCCTGTTTTGAGAAATTTGCGCCTTGATTTGTGTTTCGGATTAACACAAATTCGCGTGGCTTGTCGCGCTCTAGAGGATTTGAACTTGGAAAGATGTTATCAGCTACAAGGTTTGGATGTTTGTGGTGCGAAAATTGAAAGATTGAGAGTATCTAGTTGTTTTGATGCTTTTTGTAGCAAGACTTGGGTGAGAATGAATGTGCCAAAGCTTGAAAATTTGGTTTGGAAATATAATGCAGTTACTGATGTTGCTGTTTTTGAGAACTCGAATTTGTTGAATGAGGCTTGTATTGGTTTCTATATGTTGAAAGAAGGTAAAGTTAATATGGGCAGGCTTCAAAGTGCTAACAACTTTTTCTCTGGACTGTCTCATGCTCATTCCTTGACTCTTGAAAACCAAACTATTGAG ATTCTATCAAAGTATAATGTTTTTCTCGAGCCATTTTATAATCTCAAATCATTAGAGATTCATACTGGTTTGAAAAAGAGAAATGTTCAAGCATTAGCATTTCTATTCAGAAACTCTCTTATCCTCAACACACTGATTCTGAAGATCATCGACGACGATAAGGGCGAAAGAAAA CAATGGAATAGAGATTTATGGGATATGACAAACACAGAAGAAGAGAAGTATTGGGAGTCACAGATACCAAGTTTGAAATCTTTTCTACAACACTTGAAAGTGGTCAAAATTCAAGGATTTCTTGATTGTGCAAATGAAGTTACATTGACAAAGTTTCTTCTCAAGCAAGGAAAGGTTTTGGAAAAAATGATATTGTGCAGAGGATATTCAAATAGAAGAGATACTCTGAGGAGACAAAAGATAAGGTCACAAATGATGGGATTTTCTTGGGCTTCTTCTAATGCTAAAGTCGAGTTTCAGTAG
- the LOC131641938 gene encoding molybdate transporter 1-like, translating into MEIQNLPSIQTLDSEAPEISPTAPTRFFTAKDAVQKLKTNLVFHSKWAELNGAMGDLGTYIPIVLALTLARDLNLGTSLIFNGVYNIITGIIYGVPMPVQPMKAIAAVALSDNEFGVPEIMAAGILTGGVLFILGITGLMKLVYKFIPLPVVRGIQLAQGLSFALTAVKYVRKVQDLPRSKALGERPWFGLDGLILAIICAFFIVVVNGAGEQNRGGCGVPDNGDNLDEQRSDDEGRRINRMDKLRKIVFSLPSAFLVFMLGIVLVFIRKHQVAREVTFGPSAIEFVKFSKQSWKKGFVKGAIPQLPLSILNSVIAVCKLSTDLFPEREFSVTSISVAVGLMNLVGCWFGVVPTCHGAGGLAGQYKFGGRSGGCVVLLGVGKLVLGLVLGTSLAHVLKHFPVGILGVLLLFAGIELALCARDMNSKEDFFVALICSAVSLVGSSASLGFLVGMIVYVLFKLRSYTKDKPFSTIWN; encoded by the exons ATGGAAATCCAAAACCTTCCTTCAATTCAAACATTGGATTCTGAAGCACCTGAAATTTCTCCAACAGCTCCAACTAGATTTTTCACTGCCAAAGATGCAGTGCAAAAATTGAAAACAAACTTGGTTTTCCATTCAAAATGGGCGGAACTTAATGGTGCCATGGGTGACCTTGGCACCTACATACCCATAGTGTTGGCTCTCACCCTAGCTAGAGACCTCAACCTTGGTACATCATTGATTTTCAACG GTGTCTACAACATCATCACTGGTATCATTTATGGGGTCCCTATGCCTGTCCAGCCTATGAAGGCAATTGCCGCTGTGGCCTTATCAGACAATGAATTCGGCGTACCAGAGATCATGGCTGCGGGAATCTTGACAGGTGGTGTGTTGTTCATTCTTGGCATCACAGGATTGATGAAGCTTGTGTATAAGTTCATTCCCTTACCTGTTGTAAGAGGAATTCAACTAGCACAAGGTTTGTCATTTGCTTTAACCGCCGTTAAATACGTAAGGAAAGTGCAAGATCTTCCTAGGTCTAAAGCTTTAGGTGAAAGACCATGGTTTGGGTTAGATGGGTTGATCTTAGCTATTATTTGCGCCTTTTTTATTGTGGTTGTGAATGGAGCCGGTGAACAGAATCGTGGAGGTTGCGGTGTTCCGGACAATGGTGATAATTTAGACGAACAAAGGAGCGACGATGAAGGTAGAAGAATCAATAGGATGGATAAATTGAGGAAGATTGTTTTTTCACTTCCTTCTGCATTTTTAGTCTTTATGTTGGGGATTGTTTTGGTTTTTATAAGAAAACACCAAGTTGCACGCGAAGTTACATTTGGACCTAGTGCAATAGAATTTGTGAAATTCAGTAAACAATCATGGAAGAAAGGTTTTGTTAAAGGCGCAATTCCTCAACTTCCATTATCAATTTTAAACTCTGTCATCGCGGTTTGTAAGTTGTCAACCGATCTTTTCCCGGAAAGGGAATTTTCAGTTACTTCAATTTCAGTAGCAGTTGGACTAATGAATTTGGTTGGTTGTTGGTTCGGTGTTGTACCAACATGTCATGGTGCGGGCGGACTTGCGGGACAATATAAATTTGGTGGAAGAAGTGGAGGGTGTGTAGTACTTCTTGGTGTTGGAAAATTGGTGTTAGGGTTGGTGTTAGGAACTTCTTTGGCACATGTTTTGAAGCATTTTCCCGTTGGGATATTAGGTGTTTTGCTTTTGTTTGCTGGAATTGAACTTGCATTGTGTGCTAGGGACATGAATAGCAAAGAAGATTTCTTTGTGGCACTTATTTGCAGTGCTGTTTCTTTAGTTGGATCTAGTGCATCACTTGGATTTTTAGTTGGAATGATTGTTTATGTGTTGTTTAAGCTAAGGAGTTACACAAAGGATAAACCATTCTCTACCATTTGGAACTAG